The Streptomyces sp. NBC_00459 DNA segment GTGAAGGCGCAAGCCGCCTGATCAGCTGCAAGGAACGGTTCTAGAAGCCGAAGGAGTTGTGCGGTTCGGGATCGATGCGGAACATCCGGGTCAGCCGCCCGATCGCGCCGTCGGAGTGCGGAGTGATGTGGCCCGCGTACGTCAGGTCGTGCGCCGACATGCCCCCGAAGTAGAGCGAACTGAGCGCCGACACCGTGATGGTCAGGTCCGTCTTCTGGTCGGTGGCAACGCATGTCGGCGTGGTACCGCCTGCCCGGAGAAGCCATGTCCGGTTGTTTGCCGGGCACATTCGGTCGTCGTCGATGGTGAACACCAACTCGCCGACCGAGTCGTACGAACGTTGTGTCAGGGCGAGGGGGACGTCGAGCAGACGCGCCCACAGGTTGTCCGACTGGCGGGTGATGCGCATCGCCCGTGGGCTCGCGAGCATCCACCGAAGTGGTTCGTCGCGCGGACGGCCGGGCGCAACGATGGTCCTGGTGAGGTCGAAGTCGACCAGCAGACTCCACAGGGCGCGATATGCCATCGGGTTCGTCGCCTCCAACGCCTCTACGACGAGCGTTCCCGCATTGCCGACTGCCGAGGACCACGGCAGTCGAAAGTTGGCTATGCCGTCCACATCGCCGTGCTGGTCACGGTGGACGAGATACCGCAGCGGCCCGTTCGTGCCGTCCGCGCTACCGGACAGCCCGTCCCAGCGCCCGGGCAAGGGGGCGAGCTCACCGACACGGGATACACGCACCTCCGCGTGCACCATGGGCCAGAACTTCTTTGCCTGAGTGGCATCGACCAGCTCCAGCGAACCCGGATCGGGCTCTGCCGGAAGAAGGGCCGCCTCATGACGGTCCAGTTCCCACCGCACACGGTAGGTCGCCGGCGAGAAGCCGAATCGGCCGTAGATGCTGCCCTCGCTGGCGCTGAGCATTGCCAACGGCTCACCCCGGTCCAAGGCCGCCTCGAACATGGCCTGCATCATCCGCCGCAGGTAGCCGCGTCGGCGGTGTGTAGCGATCACCGCGGTAGCGGTGACTCCGGCCATCTTGACCGTAGTCCCGCCGGGGACCGTTACGTCGAAGGAGATGGTGGCCGATGCGCCGACGCAGGCGCCGTCGGCGAATGTCGCAATCGGATGGAAGGATTCGTCCTCGACATCGGCTTCTGCCCACTTCTCAAGCTGCTCAGCGGTTGCCGGAGTGCGCTGCGGAGGCCACGGCTCCGGACCACCGTGCCACGCTGCATCGGCCGGCTCCCAGCTCGGCAACCCGTTCGCGTAAGGCAAAGCCAGATAGTACGCGTTCATCTCATCGCGCCGTGGCGGGCGGACCTGAATAGCCATGACGCACATTGCATCCGCCGCCATCGCCTGCACACAACCGATTAGTTGCTCGTCGAGTCACCGGCCGTCTGCCGAGGAGGTGGTCGTGGAAGGTCCGGGCGAGATCGCACGCCCGGGCGTTTGTCAACGGCCACTCAGTTCTCCCCGGAGGCGGCCAGTAATTCTCCCCGCTGGCGGCCAGTAGATCTTCCCCAACCGCGGCCAGATATCTCCCCGCTGTTGGTGGGTGGATCAGCGCAAGGGGATCACCCCCTGACCGCTGGTGGCCTGGTTGAGCCGGAAGGAATCACCTTGGGTGACCACCACGTGAGCGTGGTGCAGGAGCCGGTCCACGGTCGCGGTGGCCAGGGTCTTGGGCATGATCTCGTCGAAGCCGGAGGGGTGGAGGTTGCTCGAGACGGCCAGCGCCCGCCGTTCGTAGGCGGCATCGACCAGCCGGTAGAAGCCCTCGGCGGCATCGGGTGAGACCGGCAGCAGTCCGATGTCGTCGACGATGATCAGGTCGGTCCGGATCAGCCGGGCCATCGCTCTGGCCAGGGAGTCGTCGGCTCGGTGGCGGCGGACGAGGGCTCCGAGGTCTTCGATGGTGAACCAGGCGACGGTCATGCCGGCTTCGATGGCGGCCTGTCCCAGGGCTTCGGTGAAGTGGCTTTTGCCCGTGCCCGAGGGTCCGCAGATGCAGAGGTTCTCCTTGCGGGTGACCCACTCGAGCATCTTCAGCGAGTCCTGGGTCGGCCAGGGAATTGAGGAGGCGGTCTCGTCCCAGTCGCCGAAGGTCTTGCCCGCGGGGAACCCGGCCCGCTTGCGGCGGGTGCGGAGGTTCGCGGCGTCCCTGCCGGCAGCCTCTTCGGACAGGAGGACGCGGACGACCTCGGCGGGGTCCCAGCGTTGGGCCTTCGCGGTGGGGATCAGGTCGGTCAACGCCCTCCGGATGTGCGGGAGTTTCAGCCGCCGGGTCAGCTCGATGGCCTCGGCGAGGGGATCGCCGTGGGTGCCGGTGACGGTGCGGATCGGGGTGGCCATCAGTGCTCTTCCTTCTCGTCGGCGACGCCGAAGTTGGACCAGGCGGAGGTGCCCGGCTGGAGGCTGTGGTTCTCGGAAGGCCGCGTGGGTTCGACTGTCTCCAGGCCGACTTGGTAGGTGAGGATGCGGATCAGGTCGTTCTCCGCGAACCGTCCGGCGACCGCCGCCGAGCCCAGGGCCCGGTCGACATCGGCGGCGGAGTGGAGCTTGGCCAGCGCGACGGCCTCGGCCATCTTCGACTTGACCCTGCGGGCTCCGGCCGCGCCGGCCTCGATCAGCCAGGACGCCGCCCCGGGACCGAGCGCGAGGAAGGCCGCTTCCTCGGCCGAGTTGGCCTTCGGTGTCCGGTCGCCCTCCTTGTCTTCGCGGGGCGGGTAGTGCTCGTCCTTGATCTGCGGGCTGCCGGGAGTCGAGCGGTCGTGCCGGGCGACCTCGGCCGGCCCGTCGTCCGCGACGGCGGTGACGATCAGCTCGTCGCCGTTGAAACGGGCCCAGACCCGGGTGTCGACGAGTTGGTGCGGGACCGAATAGCGCACGCCTTCAACAGAGATGGTGGCGTCCCAGTTGACCCGTCTCGTGGTGCCGAACGCGACCGCGAACGGCTCCTTCGGCAGCGGGTGCAGCCGCTGCCGTTCCTCGGCGAGGGCCTCGGCGGGCTTGCGCCGGCTGGCCCGGTGGACCCGGTTGTTGACCTCGTCGCAGAAGTCGCGGCAGGCCGCCTCCAGATGTCCGAACGACCCGTACTGCTCGAGCAGGTTGGCGTCGGTGGGCACCAGGTCGGCCTTCGCGATGCGGACCGTGGCCTCGGATCCGCCCTTGGTTTCCGGGTCGGCCGGCAGACACGTACGGATGGTCAGCCCGTAGTGCCTGGCCACCTCGACGATGTCCGGGTTGCGGACCGCGATGTTCGCGATGTGCATCGTGGTGACCGTCTTCTCGTTGTCGGTCAGCGCATAGGCAGGCACCCCTCCTATTCGCCGCAGAGTGGAGTCCAGGCAGGCCACGATCGTCGGCAGGGTCTTGTCGAACACCGGGATGACGACGCGGAACCGGGACCAGGCCAGCCAGGCGCACCACAAGGAAGTACGGCGTCCGCCGATCCGCGGCCCTTCGCCCCAGTCCCACTGCAGCCACAATCCGGGCTCGGTGATCCACGGCCGATAGACCCGTCGCGATCCGGCCCGCAGGCTCGTCTTGACCTCCGCGACCACCCGCCGGGTGGTCCTTTCCCCGCCCGTGAAGCCCATCGCCGTGATCCGCCGGTGCACGACATCGGCACGGATCCGGCCGTGGGAGTTCACCACCAACTCCTCGATCTTCGCGAGGTATTCGTCGATCGGGCGGGCCCGGTGCTGCCGCTCGGTCGGGCTCTTGCCCTCGGCCCGAGCCTGCACATACCGGGCCACCGTGTGGTGGTCGCAGCCGGCCAGCTCGGCCGCTGCTCGGTAACTCCCCGTGAGGTCGTATGCCTCAAGGATCTCCATGATCTCCCTGCTGTTCTTCACACCGGTCAGCTTCGCCGACCGGTATCGGTCCAGGTCCGGGGAGATATATGGCCGTCCGTGGGGCAATCCTTGGCCAGGAATGGGGCGCTAAGTGGCCGCCTACGGGGAGTATCTACTGACCGCCGTCAGCGTTGCCGGGGAATGGCAGCCGCACGTCGATGAGCTGTTCCTCCTCGCGGAGATTTCAGAGTGCCACGACGCAGCATGATCCAGGTGGTGATCTTGCGTGGGCTCGCGACAGCGCCGCGGGCAGGTTCGACAGTGCCGGTCCTGGGCCCGGCCACGTAGCGGCGCACAGGCAGGTCGCTGCCCTGGTAGCCGCGCTCGCGTATCTCGTGGAAGAGGTCGGTCGGGCTGGTCACACCGTCGGTGGACCGCTCGGTCAGATAGGCGGTGAACGGCTCCACCACCTCTCTGGGCGCCCGTGCCGTGCGGACGCAAGCAACTCGTCGGTGTCGCGGAAGCGGTGCACGGTGGCGATGGATTTCAGCAGTACCGGTCGGCAGTGCGGAGAGTGATCTTCGTGGTCGGCAGCGTCGGCGGTGGCAGCCGCCGAGGCTGTCCTCTCGGACAGCGGTGGCGACGCCTTCGAGGTCGGCTCGGGCCGGTACGGCTGGACGGTGCCGTACGCGCGTCCGCGGACGTCGAACCGGCCAAGCCGGTCCGTGGACATGAGCATCGATGCCCTGCTGGACCGCGAGGGCGCCGTCCGCGCATTCAGGTACCCGCTGATCGAGTACATCCCGAGGCCCGCCTTCATCAACAGCGAGGCAGGGGCTCAGGCCGGCACCACCGTGCGGGCGATCGCGGGGATGGCCCCCGACGGTGAGACCTTCCCTGCCAACCTGGAAGCGAGGTTCGCAGAGCCGGAGGGCTGTGCCTGACGGGTGCGTTCCCAGAGTCTGGTGTCACATCCCGTCTGCTCAAGATCGTATGAGGTGAATCTCCGTCGTCGGACGTCAACGCCTGCCGTCCACTTACCGCGGACCCGTCGATCTCTCCTGGCCAGAGCACTAGCTGACCAGGCGGCGGTGCCACTCCAGCGGGGTGACGGTGATGGCACGGTCGGGGGCCCGGTCCCAAACGGCCTGGAGACCGGCCGCGTCCAAGGCGGCCATGACCTCGTGGCCGACCGCTGTGGTGGTCTCGGACGAGCCGTCGAAACCTCCGTAGAGGAGCATGAGTTCGTGACCGGCAGCGGCGGAGTCCGTGCACTGGGAGTGGAAATAGACGAAGCCACGGGCGTCGGTCCTGCCTTCGCCGCGGATCTCGGACTGGCCGCAACTGCGGCAGCAGGTGAAGTTCTCGCGGGCGGTGATACCGGCCTCCTGCAGGGCAGTGAACGCGCGGGTGAGTCGTTCCGGGTCGGTCTCGCCTGTCCACTCGGCCTGCTCCGCGACGCGTTCCAGCCACATCCGGTCGGCCAACACCTCCGCCTGCTCCCGCGATACGGGTCGGCGGTCGGCGGTTACCAGGTAATCCTCGGCGAGCTCCGCCAGTTCGGCGCGGTCGGTGTAGCCGCCGACCAGCACCTCGCGGACGCGCTTCTCCAACTTCTTGCGCTCGTCTTCATCCAGGTCGAGCGGCGGCACCTCGCGGGCGAGGCCTATATCCAGCAACGACCAGGTCAGATGAGTGCTCCAACCGGACGTTTGCCGGGCCCAACCGGTCATCGCCTCAATCACGGCTT contains these protein-coding regions:
- a CDS encoding DUF6891 domain-containing protein, whose protein sequence is MPEIVVETENGERHVRVSAEEWAGLIRRIGRDGYRFMVVHRIPDLPDVFAQLWHEADGDYTLEHRNGAPAQHFQVMVDGCEAVIEAMTGWARQTSGWSTHLTWSLLDIGLAREVPPLDLDEDERKKLEKRVREVLVGGYTDRAELAELAEDYLVTADRRPVSREQAEVLADRMWLERVAEQAEWTGETDPERLTRAFTALQEAGITARENFTCCRSCGQSEIRGEGRTDARGFVYFHSQCTDSAAAGHELMLLYGGFDGSSETTTAVGHEVMAALDAAGLQAVWDRAPDRAITVTPLEWHRRLVS
- a CDS encoding GNAT family N-acetyltransferase translates to MAIQVRPPRRDEMNAYYLALPYANGLPSWEPADAAWHGGPEPWPPQRTPATAEQLEKWAEADVEDESFHPIATFADGACVGASATISFDVTVPGGTTVKMAGVTATAVIATHRRRGYLRRMMQAMFEAALDRGEPLAMLSASEGSIYGRFGFSPATYRVRWELDRHEAALLPAEPDPGSLELVDATQAKKFWPMVHAEVRVSRVGELAPLPGRWDGLSGSADGTNGPLRYLVHRDQHGDVDGIANFRLPWSSAVGNAGTLVVEALEATNPMAYRALWSLLVDFDLTRTIVAPGRPRDEPLRWMLASPRAMRITRQSDNLWARLLDVPLALTQRSYDSVGELVFTIDDDRMCPANNRTWLLRAGGTTPTCVATDQKTDLTITVSALSSLYFGGMSAHDLTYAGHITPHSDGAIGRLTRMFRIDPEPHNSFGF
- the istA gene encoding IS21 family transposase, which gives rise to MKNSREIMEILEAYDLTGSYRAAAELAGCDHHTVARYVQARAEGKSPTERQHRARPIDEYLAKIEELVVNSHGRIRADVVHRRITAMGFTGGERTTRRVVAEVKTSLRAGSRRVYRPWITEPGLWLQWDWGEGPRIGGRRTSLWCAWLAWSRFRVVIPVFDKTLPTIVACLDSTLRRIGGVPAYALTDNEKTVTTMHIANIAVRNPDIVEVARHYGLTIRTCLPADPETKGGSEATVRIAKADLVPTDANLLEQYGSFGHLEAACRDFCDEVNNRVHRASRRKPAEALAEERQRLHPLPKEPFAVAFGTTRRVNWDATISVEGVRYSVPHQLVDTRVWARFNGDELIVTAVADDGPAEVARHDRSTPGSPQIKDEHYPPREDKEGDRTPKANSAEEAAFLALGPGAASWLIEAGAAGARRVKSKMAEAVALAKLHSAADVDRALGSAAVAGRFAENDLIRILTYQVGLETVEPTRPSENHSLQPGTSAWSNFGVADEKEEH
- the istB gene encoding IS21-like element helper ATPase IstB translates to MATPIRTVTGTHGDPLAEAIELTRRLKLPHIRRALTDLIPTAKAQRWDPAEVVRVLLSEEAAGRDAANLRTRRKRAGFPAGKTFGDWDETASSIPWPTQDSLKMLEWVTRKENLCICGPSGTGKSHFTEALGQAAIEAGMTVAWFTIEDLGALVRRHRADDSLARAMARLIRTDLIIVDDIGLLPVSPDAAEGFYRLVDAAYERRALAVSSNLHPSGFDEIMPKTLATATVDRLLHHAHVVVTQGDSFRLNQATSGQGVIPLR